The genome window TATGGATTGGATTTTTTTCCCATTCCTTGCAATTATTCTATCGATGATTCTCAAATATTTTATGGGTTATAAAATTCATAACCTGAAGGAAGTTCGAACCAAATACCGAACAATTTGTAAACAGAGAGGGAACAGTCCGCTTCTAATCTGTCCGAATCATTTAACTATGATTGATTCCATCATACTTGAGTGGGCATTGGCTTCACCGATTTGGTTGTGGTTTAATTTCCGTGATTTTCCTTGGAATATCCCAGCAATCGAGAATTTCAAAACAAATACTGTATTGAAGATACTAACTTATTTAGGTAAATGCATACCGATTGATAGAAAAGGAGGAAAGCAACATACGGATGCTGTTCTTCAAAAGGTCAAATTTCTTTTAAAACAAGGCGATGCATTTTTGATTTTTCCAGAAGGAACAAGAAGTCGCTCGGCTCGATTCGAATTGGATCAACTCGCATACGGAGTCGGACAGATTGTCCAAGATTTAAAAAAATGTTATGTGTTATGTGTATATATCCGTGGAGATAGTCAATCTAGCTTTTCAAGATATCCAATCAAAAATGAAACAATGTTTATAGAAATGAAAATGATCAAACCAACAAGTGATCTTCAGGGACTACGCGCGCAAAAGGATATTACTCTACAGATTGGACAAGAGATACATAAACTGGAGACTGAATACTTTCAAGCGAGAGGTGAATATGTTAATCGGTAATGACATTGTGGATCTAAAGGATGTTGATGCCTATCCTGCTATGGAAAGTTCAAACTATTTGAATCGTGTTTTTAGACCGATTGAACAGCTGCAAATAAAAAATTCTGCTAATCCTCGTAAGCTTCTCTGGATGATTTGGACCCTAAAAGAATCCGGATTCAAAGCTTGGAAGAGACAAAATCCGAAAATGATATTTTCACCAATTTCTATCCATGTTGACATTGAAAAAAAGAAAATAAGCCACCATCAGTATGGAAAACTAAAATTCGAAATTGATGATGGTGATGATGATTGGATCGCTGTCTATGTTTTCAATTCCAATCTTGAGAAACGATCAACCCTATTGCATTGGATTGGTGAAGTGAGTAAATTATCAGAAGGATTCCATTTGAATTCATCCGTTGCAGTTCGCACTCTTGTGTCGCAACGCCTTGGTGCTTTCTTGAATCTACCACCCGAAAGTATTGAGGTTACAAAAGAACTACCTCCCATGGTAAAAGAATCCAAAACAGGATCTATTCAACCTGTGTCCCTAAGTCACCACGGGCGATATGTTTCTGCTTTCATGGTTCTACCAAGAACCATGAAAAGTCTGTTCTATGAGAAGCTATCTACTTCTCACTCAGTATAGAAGCTAGTTCAACTAACAGTCGCACTCCGTATCCGGTTGGACCGTTTGGTTGTGTCCCAGACGCTTTCTTTCTCCATGCAGCTCCTGCTATATCAAGATGCGCCCAAGGAATGCTGGAATCAACGAAGTTAGATAGATACATCGCACCTGAAATAGTTCCTGCACCACGACCACCCGTGATATTCTTGAGATCTGCAATATCACTTTTTAGGTCTTCACCATACTCATCCCATAATGGAAGTTCCCATGTTCTATCATCAGATTCTAAAGACGCTTTCTTGATTGCCGACGTCAAATCTTCGTTATTCGATAGAACTGCCGCCGCCTCGTGTCCTAAAGCAATGATAGCCGCTCCAGTGAGTGTAGCCAAGTCAACCATATAGTCTGGCTTGATCTTGTCGCAGACATAAGATAGCACATCTCCAAGAACCAATCGACCTTCTGCATCTGTGTTCTGAACTTCAATGGTAAGTCCATTATAAGCTGTATAAACGTCACCAGGTTTTACAGCCTTTGCGTCGGGCATGTTCTCGGCAACTCCAATTGCAGCTACAACTCGAATCTTGGGTTGAGTTGCAGCAATTGCACCTATTGCATGTATGGCGGCAGCGGCACCGCACATATCGTATTTCATCTCATGCATTTCTGCTGATGGCTTAATTGAGATACCACCACTATCAAAGGTTAGCCCTTTACCAATTATAGCAAAAGTTTTCTTTGCACCGACTGGTTTGTAATCAATGAGGATCATTTTGGATTTTTTGTCAGAGCCTTCGCCGACTGTAAGGATGCCATTCATCCCCAGTTTTTTGAGCTGTGGTTCATCCAATACTGTGACTTTGAGTTTATGTTCTTTTGCAATCTCCCTGGATCGACTTACAAATTCTTCTGGGGTAAAATGATTGGCTGGTAAATGCGCAATATATCTTGCACCATTCACATGTTTTGCGACAGCTTGACTCTTTTTTATTCCAGCAATAATATCATTTTCTACTGAGGTATCTTCTGCAAGAAAACTCACACCGCCTGGTTTTTTCTTCTCTTTGGCTTTGTTTTTTGTAGCCAATACATTGAGTTTATAATACCCAATATCAATGGAGTTTGCAATTTGATAGGTTAACTTCTGTACGGGCAAAATTTCGAGCAATTCTCTGCGAAAATATATCTGGTATCCAACTGAATCATACTTTGCCAGTCGAGCTCCAAGTTTGATGAAAATCGCAGCAACTTTACGTAATAGTAACTTTTTGGGATCACCGAGTCCAATGAGAATAGTCTTAGATGCTTCATCGGTGAAGATCTGACCCATTTCTCCAGTGAAAATTCCAGCTTTCCACTGTTCGGCGAATTTTTTTGCTTGAGTATTTTTATTTTCTTCTGCAAATACGAAATGAGTTTTGTATACAAATTCAGATTGATTTTCGCCAAAGCTGTAGCGAATGGGAGTAGATTCTATTTTCATTATTTTCCTAAACTTTCTATGTCTGCAATGATTTGATCAACATGTCCGTTGACTTTTACTTTTTCGTATAGCTTTAAGAGTTTGAGAGACGAGTCAACCAGAAAAGTCGTTCGAACAATTCCCATCGCTTTACGACCCATGAATGTCTTCATCTGCCATACACCATAGCTCTCGCAGATTTCTCCAGTGTCATCAGAGATCAAAGGAAAATTCAAATTCTGTTTATCCGTAAATTTCTGGTGCGATTTTGTATCATCTTTCGATATTCCCACAACTTCATAACCGAGTTTTTTTATGCGGGCTAGATTATCTCGAAAGTCGCAGGCTTCTGTTGTACAACCAGGAGTTGAATCACGTGGATAAAAATACAATACTAAGCCTTTTTTTCCTACAAGATCTTTTAGTTTTTTAGGGGTGCCAGTTGTATCTTTGGCTGTAAAACTAGGAATTTTCTTTCCAATTTCTGGGTAACTCATTCATTTCTCCGATATTCTATTGCAAAATTTGATTATAATAATTAGACATAAACTCATAAAAATTCACTTGTCAATTTAGAAATTTCATCCGAGTCTAATAATAGGTATGGATTCGAAACTCAGAGCACAATTGATACGAGAAGCTAATACGGCTTTTAACGATAAAGATATTCGCAAAGCTCGTGAATTGTATCTAAAGACAGATTACAAAGATGGCTTGGTGAGATTGGGTGATTATTTTATGTATGATCGAAAACTTCCCATGCTCGCATTCGGATACTATAAAAAAGCTGGAATGCAATCGAAGGTGGATGAGATTTTCCAAAGAATGATTTTTGCCCTATCTACTTGGATTGGTAGAGATAAATTCAAACCTGCATCTGCGTCCAATGATGCGCGTCCAGCTGCAAATAATATTGAACCTCTTTCCGACGAGAAATCCAAACAATCTACTTTAAATCCTGATGATTTTCGTGTGCATCCAATTCTACGCGCTAAAGCACTTGAGATTCTCGCACAGCAGAATCGTTAATATATAATCAAAATTCAAATCTTTGAATCCGCAAGCTTCCGGATTGCTATACCAAGTCTAACATTTATGTTACCTGCAATTTTCTTTGGCCACGGCTCACCCATGTATGCAATCGATAAGAATCAATATTCAGAGACTTGGGTTCGAATCGGAGAGAACATTCTGTCCGCAAAAAATCCCCAACCCAAAGCTATTCTTATGGTATCGGCTCATTGGGTTACGAAGGGAACTTCGATTACGGCAATGGCAAATCCGAAAACCATTCATGATTTCCAAGGTTTTCCGCAGGAGCTTTTCGATGTTCAGTATCCGGCGCATGGAGATGCAGATATTGCGAAGTCAATAGCCGATAAATTCAAAAATTATAATATTCAATTGGATAGCAATTGGGGATTAGATCATGGAACATGGTCTGTATTAAAATGGGCATTCCCAGAAGCAAATATCCCT of Leptospira sp. GIMC2001 contains these proteins:
- a CDS encoding lysophospholipid acyltransferase family protein, whose protein sequence is MTDSTSKIEKYHFSVMWQRTMDWIFFPFLAIILSMILKYFMGYKIHNLKEVRTKYRTICKQRGNSPLLICPNHLTMIDSIILEWALASPIWLWFNFRDFPWNIPAIENFKTNTVLKILTYLGKCIPIDRKGGKQHTDAVLQKVKFLLKQGDAFLIFPEGTRSRSARFELDQLAYGVGQIVQDLKKCYVLCVYIRGDSQSSFSRYPIKNETMFIEMKMIKPTSDLQGLRAQKDITLQIGQEIHKLETEYFQARGEYVNR
- a CDS encoding 4'-phosphopantetheinyl transferase family protein, with the translated sequence MLIGNDIVDLKDVDAYPAMESSNYLNRVFRPIEQLQIKNSANPRKLLWMIWTLKESGFKAWKRQNPKMIFSPISIHVDIEKKKISHHQYGKLKFEIDDGDDDWIAVYVFNSNLEKRSTLLHWIGEVSKLSEGFHLNSSVAVRTLVSQRLGAFLNLPPESIEVTKELPPMVKESKTGSIQPVSLSHHGRYVSAFMVLPRTMKSLFYEKLSTSHSV
- a CDS encoding leucyl aminopeptidase family protein — protein: MKIESTPIRYSFGENQSEFVYKTHFVFAEENKNTQAKKFAEQWKAGIFTGEMGQIFTDEASKTILIGLGDPKKLLLRKVAAIFIKLGARLAKYDSVGYQIYFRRELLEILPVQKLTYQIANSIDIGYYKLNVLATKNKAKEKKKPGGVSFLAEDTSVENDIIAGIKKSQAVAKHVNGARYIAHLPANHFTPEEFVSRSREIAKEHKLKVTVLDEPQLKKLGMNGILTVGEGSDKKSKMILIDYKPVGAKKTFAIIGKGLTFDSGGISIKPSAEMHEMKYDMCGAAAAIHAIGAIAATQPKIRVVAAIGVAENMPDAKAVKPGDVYTAYNGLTIEVQNTDAEGRLVLGDVLSYVCDKIKPDYMVDLATLTGAAIIALGHEAAAVLSNNEDLTSAIKKASLESDDRTWELPLWDEYGEDLKSDIADLKNITGGRGAGTISGAMYLSNFVDSSIPWAHLDIAGAAWRKKASGTQPNGPTGYGVRLLVELASILSEK
- the bcp gene encoding thioredoxin-dependent thiol peroxidase, which gives rise to MSYPEIGKKIPSFTAKDTTGTPKKLKDLVGKKGLVLYFYPRDSTPGCTTEACDFRDNLARIKKLGYEVVGISKDDTKSHQKFTDKQNLNFPLISDDTGEICESYGVWQMKTFMGRKAMGIVRTTFLVDSSLKLLKLYEKVKVNGHVDQIIADIESLGK